The window AATTATGCCATATTTTGACATGAAAAACACAAATAACCTAATATctaattctgaaaatattaaacatGTACCTTGTGACccaaattatttacttaCTTGTTTCAAGTATTTGCTTGAAAAGGATTGGATTTATTCAATTgattctattaataaaatgatGAATAAGGACGTTTGTGCGAAGGAATATATTTTCGAATTTACAAATGACGAATTGAAGGTTGGCAATTTAGAAGTTGCTAACTTTATGATATTTATTTGCGATAAAttgtttatattaaatatccaagaattttgtaataaaaTACAATCTAAATATAATTGCAAATGCATTATAGTTACAATTCCAAATTCTAAAGTcgataatattttaagtTCATTATCCCACATTATACATGAagcaattaaagaaaatatttcaaaaataattgataaaggaaactcaaaaataatattggcAAGTTGGTCAATATCAAGCAATCTCACATTGCAAATATTTAAGAACTtgaattataaaattttgGATTGTGACATAAAACTATTGTTGATTGATCCGGTAGTTCCAGTTAAATTAAGTGATAGTAATGACTCGAGAATAGATGAAATTTCATTCAAagttttaaagaaattagtaAAATCCTCAAGCTTACTATCTAACTCTCTCACAGAACCAATAATAgatatattgaataattctGATTCAATTATAAATGTATACAATAAAATAACTAGCTACacaaaaaatgattcaaaaaCTGAGTTTGAAGAGTTGAAAAATGTATTAGAGAGATTAAGAACTACATTCTTAATAAGCTTGAATATCTCTAAGTCCGTATTAGAAGTCGATGAAAAAGtatattttgttttgtCACGCTCTTCAATAATGGGGGACGTATTCGAAAAGAACGGGTCATACGCAATAGTTAATgctcaaaatatttacaaaataaGGGATTTAGAGCTAGTACATTTATCTGATGGAAACCATTTcacaatttttaatttttcaaatgtTGAAAGTTTGGTTAATGGactttcaaaaatttttaattaggATAGAGTGATATTTAGATGAATATagatttttaatattttatttgtaaatgcgcaaaaaaaaaaaaaaaaaaaaaatacattcCCGCAACGACTAACGAAAAGAGGAACCTGGGAAATTATAAGCTCtacatttaataaaaattactttaCCAATTAtgtcaaatatttcaaaattgaaaaaactAGAAGAACTTAGAAGTATTATGAGCCAACATGGGGTTGACGCATATATCATTAGTTCAAGCGACCCTCATATGTCGGAATATACTCCAGATAAATACAAACGAAGAGAATTTATGACTGGTTTCTCTGGGTCACAGGGAATTTGTCTTGTTACACAGTCGAGCGCACATTTAATTGTTGATGGTAGATATATTGTCGAAGCAAAGAAGACTGCTACTCCTGAGTATCAGGTTCATTTGTTAAAAAAGGGCTTTTACGCTGATATTGtagatattttaaaagaagaaagttTTGATGGCACATTAGGAATTGACGTTGAGGTTACTTCTTGGATGTCATTTAAAGCCTTAGCTAATTATATTGAACTTTCAGATCTACATTTAAATACAAACTTCCGAATAAAATTgctaaatttgaattttgtCGATGTTTTACGGCCACAAGAAGAGATTGAACAAGCCAGAAGTGAGATTTTTGTTCATGGAATTGAATACGCTGGTGAATCATCCAAGTCAAAGGTTAGCAAAGTTTTATTGGAAATGAAAAAACTGAATgcaaaaatattgtttcTAAGCAGCCTAACTCAAATTTCATGGCTACTTAATTTAAGAGGCTCAGATGTACATTGCACACCTGTATTCCTTTCATATCTAATTGTAGAAATTCTTGATGATAAAGTTGGAATAGATAAGAAGGAAACATCATTTAGTCTTAAAGTTTTTGTTAATGTTGAATCTATTAAGTGTTGCGAAGAAGTATTGAAAAATGAATTTCAGGACAAAATTTctataattcaaattgaaaatataatggATGAACTCTTTCATTCATTTAGTAAATTGAATTCACATACAAAAAAcgaattgaataaaatatgGCTGCCTGAGAATTTTTGCAACTTAGCAGCAATGGACACGTTATTTAAAGTATTGAACCCTCGTGAAAATTGCAATAATTCGagttattataaatatttaatcgACTACTTAAACTCTTCAAAATTACTAATAACTTCCGAGTCCCCTATCATCATGCTACGTGCAATAAAGAACAAAATCGAATTAAAGGGAATGCGCGAGTGCCATATTTATGATGGTTTAGCACTTACTAAATTcctatattatttgtacAAGGCTGGAAGAGATAAGACTCTTTTTAATGGAAAAGTATCCGAGTGGGATCTTTCTCAGAAGCTGCTTGAATTTAGAAAACAACAACCAAAATTTGTCTATCCAAGTTTTGATACAATTTCTTCTATAGGAGAAAATGGGGCGATAATTCATTATCGTcctgaaaaagaaaattcttcaattattaagCCTGATCTTTACCTTTGTGATTCTGGTGGACAGTACCATACTGGCACAACAGATGTAACAAGAACTTTGTTCTTGTTCGGGATTGGAGAAGAAAGGCCAACAATTGAGCAAATTGAATCGTTTACTCGAGTATTGATAGGTTTTATTCGCTTACATAAGCTAGTATTCCCAATTGGGACAAATGCTACTGCAATTGACGTTCTTGCAAGAGCCAGCCTATGGGAGGCTGGTTTAGATTATTTACATGGTACCGGACATGGGGTTGGCTCGTTTTTATCTGTTCATGAAGAGCCCTGGTCAATTTGTTATAAGGTTGGAAGGGATGGTGCTTCTAAACAAAATCTAGCTGCAGGCGCAGTAGTTTCAATTGAACCTGGATACTATGAAGAAGGAAAATACGGTATAAGAATTGAAAACTTGGCTGAGATTATTGAAGTAGATATTGATAATGGCTACAGAAAGATGAATAAATTTCTCAAGTTCTCGCCTCTTACATTCGCACCCATTCAAAAAGAGATGATTGACATTTCAATTCTTTCAGATGATGAACTAGATTGGTTAAATTGGTATCATTCAAAAACCCTGGAGAACTTAGAGCCGTTGGTAGATGATGATCCCGAGTTTTTGAAATGGCTAGTTCAAGCATGTTCACCAATAAATagatatatttcaaaaattgattttcCAAAAACATTATACCAgtaaagaaatttattattcattctCCAACTAGGATTCCTTcgtttattaatttctctCTTAATGTTATCAATTCCTTATCAATGCTTACTTCGTCTCTATTTTGCTGGTCgttaatatcaatattaatctCTTCAAAAGATGCAACTGTAGAATTATATGCACTTGAGCGCCTAGATTCTGATTTTTTATTGCAAGTTTTAATGCTACTGCATCTTTGTTCAAGCTCATCTATTTCATTAACAACTGAGGTTAGCCACTTTATGCCACTAAGAACTAGTTCTTCTTGTTGGTTTTCGCTTATTAGGTCGGTTTGCCTTGAGTTCATACGGTTTGTACACTTTATCTTAGCATGATCCTTTGTCcgattattaattcttttcattAAGAAAAGATCCtgttttaatttctgattttccttttttaatttgttattttcGCTTCTTAACGATATTAATTCGCTTCTGGATGAAATAATACCTATTTCTGAATGTTCTATTGTTGAACCATTCAAAAGGGGAAAACCCACCTGAATGGAcgcattttttttaataaaagacCTTTTAAGTTTTTCATCTTGTTTAGAACCATTATCGAGGTTAACAACTATTTCTTCTGCAATCTCATACGCAAGTCTTGGAATAATTGATTGACATATTTCGAATGCAAGCAAAGACGCTTCATTATTGTTGAAATTCTTATCTTCCATAAAATCTTTTATTGCATCgtttaattcttcttctataTTAGGCAAAACAGTTTCATCATTGATCTTTTTATAGTGAGTTTCAATTCTGCTAATTACAGATTTTGTTAGCTTCAAACCTTCATTTTCCTTCATTACTAAATgcatttctttaaaaagGGCGTTCTTCGCTTCAGTAAGAGAAAGAATTTCACCATCTGCAATTCTAAGTTGTTCAGTTTgaaatatttccaattcGTTAAATTCTTTTGTAATCCTttctaattcattttcaaggAATAGTaccttttctttcaaaCAATTGGCCCCTTCTAATTCCTTTTCATAATCTCTGACTTTTGACTCGATAGTTCTTACTTTATTCCTTAAAAAGtataattcttctttatctTCCTCCATAAATGACCTACTTTTTAGAAAAGGAAGTTGCGCATTAAGGGCCAAAGAGTTAAGCTTATATTTAGataaaagtaattcattattttttaataacGTATTTAAACGCgaaatttcttctttataattttcattttcgATTAATAGACCATCTAATTCAGCATGAACTTCTTCTTGGTGTTTATTGGATGCTTCAAGTAAAGATTTGACTTCCAATTGTAATTCTTTATatgaaatttcattttgatCTGTGGgttttaagtttttttgaatattttttttttgctcATTCAAATTAGTTTTAAATAGAGCAGGTTGATTATATTCAGTTTCAGTTTCCAAAACTggttcattattttcatcattatttattagttttttttgagatataattgatttattatatttgcTAATAAGATTATTagatttttgaatattgtGAGTAACAtgattttcattatttttgcCAATTTCtgttattaaatattctttatctttattaaaatcttcaattaattcttctGAATCTGAATAAAGTTGTAAATCACCTTCTTTGTAAATGTGtatatcttcttctttatcTGTTTCACCACCAGAATTTTCTTCAGAGTAGTTGAACTCACCAAATCTTGGAGAACAAAATTCCATACTATTTTCGTCGTAACTCTCATCTAAATTCTCAGAAAATTTTCCTTCAATATAGGGATCatattcttcaattaaCTCGTCTAAATCGCTCATATTAatgttattaattaatttataagtatatatttttcatttggTAAAAATCTTTTCAACAAAGTCCTAATTGACCTCTTTAAAAGACATGACATCttatacaaatattaattgttgatctaaaaacaaattttaaaggaaaaaaattataaatggGTTTCTTTATCTATTATAAACTTTATTTACGTTAGGCAATGATAAATACTTCACAATTGttataattcaataaattttttttaatgcaTTTAATAAGTTATACATAGTGTGGGgtaaaataaaaacttCGCGGAAATGGGCAAAATTTATtgcaatattaattaaacaatGAATAAAGGAGCTgcattattagaattatctAGTGAATGGTTTTTGAATAGCTATAAAGGTTCAAATGGCGACTTAAAATATGCAAAATTGATTTGTAACCGAAATTCTATAACAGATTTAGCTAAAAATGTTGGGGAGGAACTTCATTATCAACATTTCATTAATACAGTTATTAAATTGGGAAGTAAAATagttgaatttaataatattaattcaatattttgcTATTCTGTTGACTTAGTTTATAGTTTGTTTTCATCATTACAGAATGAAGTATCGATGCATTCGATTAAGGTAGAGGCCATTAAAGATGAGTTTATTATGCTACAAAATAGCTTAAAGTCAATTAAACTTTTGCACgaaaagattcaaaatttcattGATAAAACAGTTGTTAGTTATGATTTAATAGATGAAATAAAGAATGCCGAGCTCAATAAGGATTATTATATTCCCTTGAAAAGTTTGTTAGACAAATTAAATACTATAAAAAACACGTACATtagaaaaacaaaaataggAAGGgaactttatttattatatagcTCATTGTTTAATATTGTTGTAAATAGAATGAAGTGCAATTTAAATTCgttattttctaataaagaATCTATGTTCATAATAATGGAAACAGGATATTCAAATTCGGCCAcattttctgaattaatCAGATTGAGTAAAGTAATAAAGCAATTAACCTTGAATGcaaatgaaattgatttttttagGGAAAGATATATTATGTTTGCATCAAGGCTGTTTTCACAAATTGTTAAAGAAATAGAAGGGCTTTGCCAGAATAAATACGAACAAGGTGTTATAATTACTTCCAAGGATTATGACAAATATCACTCAGTACTATTCGAAAGAGAACAAATTTTAAACAACTTTTATTTGTTGATCGGTGAGCCTGTAGAggaatcatttttttcaaagcCAAAAAAGGTATTTAAAATAGaggaaattttttttaaatcacAGAAGATGATATATAAGGCATTCATATCGATCTTCGAATTTACTAGGCAACTTTTTGATAGTGCATTA is drawn from Cryptosporidium parvum Iowa II chromosome 4, whole genome shotgun sequence and contains these coding sequences:
- a CDS encoding aminopeptidase; its protein translation is ALHLIKITLPIMSNISKLKKLEELRSIMSQHGVDAYIISSSDPHMSEYTPDKYKRREFMTGFSGSQGICLVTQSSAHLIVDGRYIVEAKKTATPEYQVHLLKKGFYADIVDILKEESFDGTLGIDVEVTSWMSFKALANYIELSDLHLNTNFRIKLLNLNFVDVLRPQEEIEQARSEIFVHGIEYAGESSKSKVSKVLLEMKKLNAKILFLSSLTQISWLLNLRGSDVHCTPVFLSYLIVEILDDKVGIDKKETSFSLKVFVNVESIKCCEEVLKNEFQDKISIIQIENIMDELFHSFSKLNSHTKNELNKIWLPENFCNLAAMDTLFKVLNPRENCNNSSYYKYLIDYLNSSKLLITSESPIIMLRAIKNKIELKGMRECHIYDGLALTKFLYYLYKAGRDKTLFNGKVSEWDLSQKLLEFRKQQPKFVYPSFDTISSIGENGAIIHYRPEKENSSIIKPDLYLCDSGGQYHTGTTDVTRTLFLFGIGEERPTIEQIESFTRVLIGFIRLHKLVFPIGTNATAIDVLARASLWEAGLDYLHGTGHGVGSFLSVHEEPWSICYKVGRDGASKQNLAAGAVVSIEPGYYEEGKYGIRIENLAEIIEVDIDNGYRKMNKFLKFSPLTFAPIQKEMIDISILSDDELDWLNWYHSKTLENLEPLVDDDPEFLKWLVQACSPINRYISKIDFPKTLYQ
- a CDS encoding vacuolar sorting protein VPS52/suppressor of actin Sac2-family protein, with amino-acid sequence MNKGAALLELSSEWFLNSYKGSNGDLKYAKLICNRNSITDLAKNVGEELHYQHFINTVIKLGSKIVEFNNINSIFCYSVDLVYSLFSSLQNEVSMHSIKVEAIKDEFIMLQNSLKSIKLLHEKIQNFIDKTVVSYDLIDEIKNAELNKDYYIPLKSLLDKLNTIKNTYIRKTKIGRELYLLYSSLFNIVVNRMKCNLNSLFSNKESMFIIMETGYSNSATFSELIRLSKVIKQLTLNANEIDFFRERYIMFASRLFSQIVKEIEGLCQNKYEQGVIITSKDYDKYHSVLFEREQILNNFYLLIGEPVEESFFSKPKKVFKIEEIFFKSQKMIYKAFISIFEFTRQLFDSALKDILHRIFGDHLIRTLELFQLSILKTNDTIGLSILYNIMLKFKRLTESKLKVFVNAITDSSSLFEYYGMQSKAIYISLESSIILQIYSLSSLSNREFIKLCISDKRPHLNPITRRVSELLTVLTKLIDEPDGHNDQIKKLIDRVQSSLINWLLSSNEFLQNENYIGPEEGCIFIINNADAIISVLRGKNGISLDNFQHLFREYTQKYIEYRLNNSYSGIMQVVDSKFCLREVNLEYINKILTSFNNTWKKNIDIELQATLTSFSNFHTSEEILRLLGTTVAMRYSKFINVIKNEYEISGLLEKNKVDIEVILDYIQSCLYPTNTRTDLLT